From one Plasmodium chabaudi chabaudi strain AS genome assembly, chromosome: 4 genomic stretch:
- a CDS encoding YTH domain-containing protein, putative, with amino-acid sequence MQSGNYSSMPQIQSARSIYKSPKTKFFLIKSSSDKNISISLNFSIWATTPKNENKFLSAFIENDYVILVFSVNESSKFCGYAIMRSKPGESKNNNVYFYYDDKIFRGKNFDIQWIRIVDVFFHEVTHLKNSLNDNKLIKVGRDGQEIEQMAGMKLCDIFEAKFERMGTFQNFNKIPQAPKMIDTSSNRMIDTPSGEEQKDKIKLYPINNDLNMNYNTFRKLYEESKYNLTNIYNPALHIFPIDLTNMSYDDYIDLYEKSLPVWKQKMEELQLNCNYIKQ; translated from the exons atgcaAAGCGGCAACTATTCGTCTATGCCTCAAATTCAATCAGCTAGGAGTATAT ACAAAAGCcccaaaacaaaattttttcttataaaaAGTTCCTcagacaaaaatatttcgaTTTCTCTAAATTTTAGTATATGGGCAACAACACcaaaaaacgaaaataaatttctCAGCGCCTTTATA GAAAATGATTATGTAATTTTAGTATTCTCCGTCAATGAGAGTTCTAAATTTTGTGGCTATGCTATTATGAGATCAAA acCAGGGGAatccaaaaataataacgtatatttttattatgatgataaaatatttcgaGGAAAGAATTTTGATATTCAATGGATTAGAAT AGTggatgttttttttcacgaAGTAACACACTTAAAGAATAGCCTTAATGATAATAAGTTAATTAAAGTAGGCAGAGATGGTCAG gaAATTGAACAAATGGCTGGAATGAAATTGTGTGATATTTTTGAAGCCAAATTCGAACGAATGGGCACATTTCA GaactttaataaaattccaCAAGCACCAAAAATGATTGACACAAGCTCCAACCGGATGATAGACACTCCAAGTGGTGAAGAacaaaaagataaaataaaactataCCCAATAAACAACgatttaaatatgaattataataCTTTTCGTAAACTATATGAAGAAtcgaaatataatttaactaatatatataatccagcattgcatatatttccTATCGATTTAACAAATATGAGTTATGATGATTATATTGATTTGTATGAAAAATCTTTACCCGTTtggaaacaaaaaatggaagAACTACAATTAAATTGTAATTACATTAAgcaatga